The following are from one region of the Halomonas qaidamensis genome:
- a CDS encoding LapA family protein: MRWIKGLILAIILLVVLLIGILFAVNNQQTIALNLIWAELPPVSLSVWLLATLALGVILGMLAMLGVYIRLKAQLARSERHNKQQQKELDRLRTQELKELA; encoded by the coding sequence ATGCGTTGGATCAAAGGGCTGATTCTGGCCATCATATTGCTGGTTGTTCTGCTGATAGGTATTTTATTTGCCGTCAACAACCAACAAACTATCGCCTTAAACCTGATCTGGGCAGAACTACCGCCTGTGTCCCTCTCGGTTTGGTTACTGGCTACGTTAGCTCTTGGCGTCATTTTAGGCATGCTCGCCATGCTAGGCGTTTATATACGGCTTAAAGCGCAATTAGCTCGAAGCGAGCGCCATAATAAGCAGCAGCAAAAAGAGCTGGATCGCTTGCGTACCCAGGAGCTTAAGGAACTGGCATAA
- a CDS encoding integration host factor subunit beta: MTKSELIEQIAMRQPELSAKEVETAVRIILDDMTDALASGGRVEIRGFGSFSLHYREPRTGRNPKTGDPVDLDGKYVPHFKPGKELREQVDASRALGY, from the coding sequence ATGACCAAATCTGAATTAATCGAACAAATTGCGATGCGTCAACCGGAGCTATCCGCCAAAGAAGTGGAAACGGCGGTGCGTATTATTTTAGACGACATGACCGATGCGCTTGCAAGTGGAGGGCGTGTTGAAATCCGAGGGTTCGGCAGCTTTTCATTACACTACCGAGAGCCGCGTACTGGGCGCAACCCAAAAACGGGAGACCCAGTCGACTTGGATGGTAAGTACGTGCCGCACTTTAAACCTGGCAAGGAGCTTCGTGAGCAGGTAGATGCTAGCCGAGCACTAGGCTATTAG
- a CDS encoding FAD assembly factor SdhE has protein sequence MNDDTSPAAILRKRLYWHSRRGMWELDLLLIPFLEHRFDGLSEDEQLAYQRLIEEEDQDLFGWLMRREWPEEPSLKRIVKMIVDHAETTDNSAYRTL, from the coding sequence TTGAACGACGATACTTCCCCTGCAGCCATACTGCGCAAGCGCCTTTATTGGCATTCCCGTCGTGGCATGTGGGAGCTAGATTTATTGCTGATTCCTTTTCTCGAGCACCGTTTTGATGGGCTGAGTGAGGACGAACAGCTAGCCTATCAGCGTTTAATTGAAGAAGAGGATCAAGACCTCTTTGGATGGCTGATGCGTCGTGAGTGGCCCGAGGAGCCATCGTTAAAGCGCATCGTGAAGATGATTGTGGACCATGCAGAAACTACCGATAACTCTGCTTATCGCACGCTCTAA
- the nadB gene encoding L-aspartate oxidase, giving the protein MSTPTSDVLIIGGGVAGLTLALEVADHLSVTLVRPALDDQGASRWAQGGIAAVLSPDDDLEAHIRDTLIAGDGLCDEDAVRFTVTHGPDAIQWLINNGVPFTPDPDPSARYPFHLTREGGHNARRIIHADDATGRAVVDTLYEKVAAHPNIIQRSDLTILHLISDTEGRCIGAEGVDRQQHQQMLFAKHVALATGGASGLYRHTTTPSPSSGEGMVMAAELGAKLMNLEFQQFHPTCLFDPEGPAFLISEAVRGEGGRLLNEAGHRFMPDIDSRAELAPRDVVARAIDSQIQQSHQGHVWLDISHLGETAIRHHFPTILAHCASRGIDITCQPIPVVPAAHYSCGGVATDHHGATHVTNLYAVGEIAYTGLHGANRMASNSLLECLVYARSCAKHLLAQSQKTQTQKTQCKNLPGDHTDASQRSEQLPDQQEISIPMSALTALRSEMRAIMSQYVSIVRSNHGLSIAYDKLSDLEMQLDDIDEKRRHPESVRLQQALWLAQLTVLAALQRHESRGLHYSIDWPKHQQDTMASESSLKQLSPRTMA; this is encoded by the coding sequence ATGAGCACGCCAACATCCGACGTACTTATTATCGGCGGCGGCGTCGCCGGCCTAACCCTAGCACTTGAAGTTGCCGATCATCTCTCGGTGACGTTAGTGAGACCCGCCCTGGACGACCAAGGAGCCAGCCGCTGGGCGCAAGGGGGAATAGCCGCCGTTCTCTCACCGGATGACGACCTAGAGGCACATATACGAGATACACTCATTGCTGGCGATGGCCTGTGCGATGAAGATGCAGTCCGCTTTACTGTCACTCATGGCCCAGACGCCATTCAGTGGCTAATCAACAACGGCGTACCCTTTACTCCAGACCCAGACCCCAGCGCTCGCTACCCCTTCCATTTAACCCGCGAGGGAGGCCATAACGCACGCCGCATTATTCATGCGGATGACGCGACTGGTCGCGCGGTAGTCGATACGTTATACGAAAAAGTAGCTGCACATCCCAACATTATTCAGCGCAGTGACTTGACCATCTTGCATTTGATTAGCGATACCGAAGGACGCTGCATTGGCGCGGAAGGCGTCGATCGACAGCAGCACCAACAGATGCTGTTTGCTAAGCACGTTGCTCTGGCAACCGGTGGTGCAAGCGGCCTTTATCGCCATACCACTACCCCCTCGCCAAGTAGTGGAGAAGGTATGGTAATGGCGGCTGAGTTGGGCGCGAAACTAATGAATCTTGAGTTTCAGCAGTTTCATCCTACTTGCCTGTTTGACCCAGAAGGGCCTGCTTTTTTGATTAGCGAAGCCGTTCGAGGAGAGGGTGGGCGTTTGCTAAATGAAGCTGGGCATCGGTTTATGCCCGATATCGATTCTCGCGCCGAGCTAGCCCCTAGAGACGTGGTTGCCCGAGCTATCGATTCACAAATTCAACAAAGTCACCAAGGGCATGTCTGGCTAGACATCAGCCACCTTGGAGAAACGGCTATCCGTCATCACTTTCCTACCATTTTGGCTCATTGCGCCTCTCGGGGAATTGATATTACCTGCCAGCCCATTCCAGTCGTCCCTGCTGCTCATTACAGCTGTGGTGGTGTTGCTACCGATCATCACGGCGCAACTCACGTCACCAATCTCTATGCTGTTGGTGAAATTGCTTATACGGGACTGCATGGCGCCAATCGTATGGCCAGTAATTCATTACTAGAATGCCTGGTGTACGCAAGAAGCTGTGCAAAGCACTTGCTAGCACAGTCACAGAAAACACAGACACAGAAAACTCAGTGCAAAAATTTGCCAGGCGATCACACTGATGCATCACAACGATCAGAGCAGTTGCCAGACCAGCAAGAGATCTCAATTCCAATGTCAGCACTCACTGCTTTACGCAGCGAGATGCGCGCCATTATGAGCCAATATGTTTCAATTGTTCGTAGCAATCACGGTTTAAGTATCGCTTACGATAAGCTAAGCGACCTTGAAATGCAGCTTGACGATATAGATGAAAAGCGCAGACATCCGGAAAGTGTGCGCTTGCAACAAGCGCTCTGGCTAGCGCAGTTAACGGTATTAGCAGCGCTTCAAAGGCATGAATCACGTGGGTTGCATTACTCAATTGACTGGCCTAAACACCAACAAGACACCATGGCATCCGAGTCGTCACTTAAGCAACTATCGCCCAGGACGATGGCATAA
- the pgsA gene encoding CDP-diacylglycerol--glycerol-3-phosphate 3-phosphatidyltransferase, translated as MNIPNILTLARIAFIPLLVVLFYLPFSWSMPVAAGLFALASVTDWLDGYLARRWNQSTPFGAFLDPVADKLMVAVALALLIERFDTLVLTLPALVIIGREIVISALREWMAEMGKRGMVAVSWIGKLKTTLQMVALLILLAFPPGHELALIGVVVLYAAAILTLWSMAQYLKAAWPHLSRSM; from the coding sequence ATGAATATACCTAACATACTGACTCTGGCAAGAATCGCCTTCATTCCACTACTGGTAGTACTTTTTTACTTACCTTTTAGCTGGAGCATGCCTGTGGCTGCAGGCCTATTTGCGCTAGCCTCCGTAACTGACTGGCTGGATGGCTACCTAGCCCGCCGCTGGAATCAATCCACGCCATTTGGCGCGTTTCTCGATCCCGTGGCTGATAAGTTAATGGTCGCGGTTGCCTTAGCGCTGCTTATCGAGCGCTTTGACACTCTGGTATTAACTCTACCCGCGCTGGTCATTATTGGTCGTGAAATCGTCATTTCAGCACTTCGCGAGTGGATGGCGGAAATGGGCAAGCGCGGAATGGTCGCGGTTTCTTGGATCGGCAAGCTTAAAACAACGCTACAGATGGTTGCTCTCCTCATACTATTGGCCTTCCCACCAGGGCATGAGCTTGCACTCATTGGCGTTGTTGTTCTCTACGCCGCCGCCATTCTTACGCTTTGGTCAATGGCCCAATACCTCAAAGCAGCCTGGCCACACTTGAGTCGCTCTATGTAA